A part of Streptomyces sp. DSM 40750 genomic DNA contains:
- a CDS encoding NADAR family protein: MEKIDSWDTLTGAVRTGARVKYLHFWGHRPRADGQIGASCLSQWWPSPFTLDGVRYATAEHWMMASKARLFGDTEAEREAVAASSPAQAKKIGRLVRGFDDAIWERERYGIVVEGSFHKFAAHPDLRAFLLGTGNRVLVEASPLDRVWGIGLAADDERAMDPARWRGPNLLGFALMAARERLLSGVDA; encoded by the coding sequence ATGGAGAAGATCGATTCTTGGGACACGCTCACCGGAGCGGTCCGCACGGGGGCAAGGGTCAAGTACCTGCACTTCTGGGGCCACCGACCACGGGCCGACGGCCAGATCGGCGCGAGCTGTCTGAGCCAGTGGTGGCCGTCGCCGTTCACGCTGGACGGGGTGCGGTACGCGACGGCCGAGCACTGGATGATGGCGTCGAAGGCCCGGCTGTTCGGGGACACGGAGGCGGAGCGCGAGGCCGTCGCGGCGTCGAGCCCCGCGCAGGCCAAGAAGATCGGACGGCTCGTACGCGGCTTCGACGACGCCATATGGGAGCGGGAGCGCTACGGAATCGTCGTCGAGGGCAGCTTCCACAAGTTCGCCGCCCACCCCGACCTGCGGGCGTTCCTCCTGGGCACGGGGAACCGGGTGCTCGTCGAGGCCAGCCCCCTCGACCGCGTGTGGGGCATCGGCCTCGCGGCGGACGACGAGCGTGCCATGGACCCCGCCCGCTGGCGGGGCCCCAACCTGCTGGGCTTCGCGCTGATGGCGGCCCGGGAGCGGCTGCTGAGCGGGGTCGACGCCTAG
- a CDS encoding ABC transporter permease, whose amino-acid sequence MAFLNWLKRRLVVIAGLLTLGYLLLPNVVVTVFSFNQPKGRFNYEWQEFSTASWTDPCGVADLCGSLALSLQLAAWATLGATVLGTMIAFALVRYRFRARGAVNSLIFLPMAMPEVVMAASLLTLFLNLGAQLGFWTILIAHIMFCLSFVVVAVKARVMSMDPKLEEAARDLYAGPVQTFVRVTLPIAAPGIAAGALLAFALSFDDFIITNFNAGSTVTFPMFVWGSAQRGTPVQINVIGTAMFLIAVLFVMAGMVIGNRRKKQKA is encoded by the coding sequence ATGGCCTTCCTCAACTGGCTCAAGCGCCGTCTCGTGGTCATCGCGGGACTGCTGACGCTCGGTTATCTGCTTCTTCCGAATGTCGTTGTCACGGTGTTCTCCTTCAATCAGCCGAAGGGCCGTTTCAACTACGAGTGGCAGGAATTCTCCACGGCCTCCTGGACCGACCCGTGCGGCGTGGCCGACCTGTGCGGCTCGCTCGCGCTCAGCCTCCAGCTGGCCGCCTGGGCGACCCTCGGCGCGACCGTCCTCGGCACGATGATCGCCTTCGCGCTTGTGCGGTACCGCTTCCGCGCGCGGGGCGCGGTCAACTCGCTGATCTTTCTTCCCATGGCGATGCCCGAGGTCGTGATGGCCGCCTCGCTGCTCACCCTGTTCCTCAATCTGGGTGCGCAGTTGGGATTCTGGACGATCCTGATCGCCCACATCATGTTCTGCCTGAGCTTCGTCGTCGTCGCCGTCAAGGCGCGCGTGATGTCGATGGACCCGAAACTGGAGGAGGCCGCGCGCGATCTGTACGCCGGTCCCGTCCAGACCTTCGTCCGGGTCACCCTGCCGATCGCCGCCCCGGGTATCGCGGCGGGCGCGCTGCTCGCCTTCGCGCTCTCCTTCGACGATTTCATCATCACCAATTTCAACGCGGGCTCGACCGTCACCTTCCCCATGTTCGTCTGGGGTTCGGCGCAGCGCGGTACGCCCGTCCAGATCAATGTCATCGGTACGGCCATGTTCCTGATCGCCGTACTGTTCGTGATGGCCGGAATGGTCATCGGAAACCGCCGGAAGAAGCAAAAGGCATAA
- a CDS encoding NADPH-dependent F420 reductase gives MRIGILGAGGMADALGTRWVAAGHEVFAGGRDATRAAAEYGEDVVLVALPWRAAVDVVAGLREVLRGRVLIDCTNPVGPGFVLETVNGPSVSARLASAAPDAQVVKGLNLCHEDVWRMAPPVFDGRPLAVPLCGDDAGALSVVRRLVRDLGCEPLDAGGLARAGLLEATAALLIGLWVGEGADAQAIAPPYAAAGRR, from the coding sequence ATGCGTATCGGGATCCTGGGCGCGGGCGGTATGGCGGACGCGTTGGGCACGAGGTGGGTGGCGGCCGGGCACGAGGTCTTCGCCGGCGGCCGGGACGCGACCCGTGCGGCGGCGGAATACGGGGAGGACGTGGTGCTGGTGGCGTTGCCGTGGCGGGCGGCCGTGGACGTCGTCGCGGGACTTCGGGAGGTGCTGCGCGGCCGGGTGCTGATCGACTGCACGAATCCGGTCGGCCCGGGTTTCGTGCTGGAGACGGTGAACGGGCCCTCCGTGTCCGCGCGTCTCGCCTCCGCCGCCCCCGACGCCCAGGTCGTCAAGGGGCTCAACCTCTGCCACGAGGACGTCTGGCGCATGGCACCTCCCGTGTTCGACGGCCGTCCGCTCGCGGTTCCGTTGTGCGGTGACGATGCGGGTGCGTTGTCCGTCGTACGACGCCTCGTGCGTGACCTGGGGTGTGAGCCGCTCGACGCGGGGGGTCTGGCGCGGGCGGGGCTGTTGGAGGCGACCGCCGCGTTGTTGATCGGGTTGTGGGTGGGGGAGGGGGCGGATGCGCAGGCGATCGCTCCGCCGTACGCGGCTGCGGGGCGTCGTTGA
- a CDS encoding polyamine ABC transporter substrate-binding protein: MEQFEPDRLSPAQVAAMRRSLRNGRATLSRRSLLRAGTGGALAIGGLGALSACGIPAAKNTSGVSSEDHSAKEKEVNFSNWTDYMDVDDSGKHHPSLDQFTARTGIKVKYTEDINDNVDFFGKIKPQLAAGQDTGRDLICVTDWLAARLIRFGWVQKLDASHLPHAFMNLSQQFRSPDWDPGRAYSYPWQGISTVIAYNKKALDGEEVASVSDMLDNPKLKGRIGFLSEMRDSVGMTLLDMGKDPARFTDDDYDAAIARLQKAVDQGQIRRFTGNDYISDLTKGDFAACIAWAGDVVQLKLDSPDVDFVIPDSGYMTSTDNLLIPNRARHKTNAERLIDYYYEPKSAAELAAYINYVCPVDGVKEELAKIDEDAANNPLIIPDAAMAAKSHAFRSLSQKEETAYEEKFAKLTGA, encoded by the coding sequence ATGGAGCAGTTCGAGCCCGACCGCCTGTCCCCGGCCCAGGTGGCCGCCATGCGGCGCAGCCTCAGGAACGGCAGGGCCACACTCAGCCGCCGTTCGCTGCTGCGCGCCGGAACCGGCGGCGCACTCGCGATCGGCGGGCTCGGGGCGCTGAGCGCCTGCGGCATCCCCGCGGCGAAGAACACCTCGGGCGTCTCGTCCGAGGACCACTCGGCCAAGGAGAAGGAGGTCAACTTCTCCAACTGGACCGACTACATGGACGTCGACGACAGCGGCAAGCACCACCCCAGCCTGGACCAGTTCACCGCGCGCACCGGCATCAAGGTCAAGTACACCGAGGACATCAACGACAACGTCGACTTCTTCGGCAAGATCAAGCCGCAGCTCGCCGCCGGTCAGGACACCGGGCGCGACCTGATCTGCGTCACCGACTGGCTCGCGGCCCGGCTGATCCGCTTCGGGTGGGTCCAGAAACTGGACGCCTCCCACCTGCCTCACGCCTTCATGAACCTCTCCCAGCAGTTCCGCAGCCCCGACTGGGACCCGGGCCGGGCCTACTCGTACCCCTGGCAGGGCATCTCCACCGTCATCGCCTACAACAAGAAGGCACTCGACGGCGAGGAGGTCGCATCGGTCTCCGACATGCTCGACAACCCCAAGCTCAAGGGCCGGATCGGCTTCCTCTCCGAGATGCGCGACAGCGTCGGGATGACCCTGCTCGACATGGGCAAGGACCCGGCGAGGTTCACCGACGACGACTACGACGCGGCGATCGCCCGTCTCCAGAAGGCCGTCGACCAGGGCCAGATCCGCCGCTTCACCGGCAACGACTACATCTCGGACCTCACCAAGGGCGACTTCGCGGCCTGTATCGCCTGGGCCGGCGACGTGGTCCAGCTCAAACTTGACAGCCCGGACGTCGACTTCGTGATCCCCGACAGCGGCTACATGACCTCGACGGACAACCTGCTGATCCCGAACAGGGCCCGGCACAAGACCAACGCCGAACGGCTCATCGACTACTACTACGAGCCGAAGTCGGCCGCCGAGCTCGCCGCGTACATCAACTACGTGTGCCCCGTCGACGGCGTGAAGGAGGAGCTGGCCAAGATCGACGAGGACGCGGCGAACAACCCGCTGATCATTCCCGACGCGGCCATGGCAGCCAAGTCCCACGCCTTCCGCTCCCTCAGCCAGAAGGAAGAGACGGCGTACGAAGAGAAGTTCGCGAAGCTGACAGGGGCGTGA
- a CDS encoding glycerophosphodiester phosphodiesterase, translating to MRTVTAVAHRGAPYRHRENTLDSLRAGLELGADAVEFDVRTTRDGVPVLLHDSTLNRLWELDRPLASLSAAELRGLTADGVPTLADALLTTRDSRVMVDLPGAVNPRAVRQILDVVRECEAEDRVYYSADPPTMLAVRAAAPTAEIALTWKTLAPPRPALLDAIRPRWLNYRFGLVTRALADRIHRDGYLLSVWTPDTRRSMSRLMALGVDSITTNRVDALCALRKSQPRKGRGEPRLAP from the coding sequence ATGCGCACCGTGACAGCCGTCGCCCATCGCGGCGCCCCCTACCGCCACCGTGAGAACACGCTCGACTCCCTGCGGGCCGGGCTCGAACTGGGCGCGGACGCCGTCGAGTTCGACGTACGGACGACCCGTGACGGTGTGCCCGTCCTGCTCCACGACTCGACGCTGAACCGGCTCTGGGAGCTGGACCGGCCGCTGGCCTCGCTCTCCGCCGCGGAGCTGCGCGGTCTGACGGCCGACGGGGTGCCGACGCTGGCCGACGCGCTGCTCACCACCAGGGACAGCCGGGTCATGGTGGACCTGCCGGGCGCGGTGAACCCGCGGGCGGTGCGGCAGATCCTCGACGTCGTACGGGAGTGCGAGGCCGAGGACCGCGTCTACTACAGCGCCGACCCGCCCACCATGCTGGCCGTCCGCGCCGCCGCCCCCACCGCCGAGATCGCCCTCACCTGGAAAACCCTTGCCCCACCGCGCCCCGCCCTCCTCGACGCCATACGCCCCCGCTGGCTCAACTACCGCTTCGGCCTGGTCACCCGCGCCCTGGCGGACCGCATCCACCGCGACGGCTACCTCCTCTCCGTCTGGACCCCCGACACCCGACGCTCGATGAGCCGGCTGATGGCCCTGGGCGTCGACTCGATCACGACGAACCGGGTCGACGCGCTGTGCGCACTGCGGAAGAGCCAGCCCCGTAAGGGGCGCGGGGAACCGCGGCTAGCCCCGTAA
- a CDS encoding DUF4190 domain-containing protein, which yields MSSDEAPTPETPSDSQPDPWAPPQDRAPTPSTVAEGVALPTVADGVAQPTVAEGAGLPTVADGVPLSAAPDADSEPEDAIPAAKVTLDKPAASEGPADSADPAEPIADAGSIASSAPVTAAGSAESSASSASAGLSGFAGSTPAAAPATPTPTPAPRDPWATPTDTPVPRPTPPPSSVHDQLTVASMSGVDASAPVPPGTGAPTPPQAPMTPRPWAGPGGFAPPGGAQPAMSSTPAPNPFAPPASNASFPPPAPHASFPPPAAGAPFAASGPAPGAPGAAVPPPPISPEGPGQVPYGYPQYSAYPGVHAHPGVGYPGPGYAWPAMAAPPSNGMGIAAMVLGICAAVLFCLWPLAILLGVMAVIFGCVGRAKARRGEATNPGHALAGIICGVAGILLGIGFIVLIIVAPDSSDYDSDPDPFDDGYSTSLSLVLQAGDGEAAPAAEVSSPGIR from the coding sequence ATGTCGTCCGATGAGGCACCGACTCCGGAGACACCGTCCGACTCGCAGCCGGACCCGTGGGCACCCCCGCAGGACCGTGCCCCGACCCCGTCGACGGTGGCCGAGGGCGTCGCGCTGCCGACGGTGGCTGACGGTGTCGCGCAGCCGACGGTGGCCGAGGGGGCGGGACTGCCGACCGTGGCCGACGGCGTTCCTCTGTCGGCCGCGCCGGACGCCGACTCGGAGCCCGAGGACGCGATTCCGGCCGCGAAGGTCACGTTGGACAAGCCCGCAGCGTCTGAGGGGCCCGCCGACTCCGCCGACCCCGCCGAGCCCATTGCGGACGCCGGTTCGATCGCGTCGAGCGCGCCGGTTACCGCCGCCGGTTCCGCCGAGTCGAGCGCGTCGTCCGCGTCCGCCGGGCTCTCGGGGTTCGCCGGGTCAACCCCGGCTGCTGCCCCCGCCACCCCCACCCCCACCCCGGCCCCCCGCGACCCATGGGCCACACCGACCGACACCCCGGTGCCGAGACCCACCCCGCCCCCGTCCTCGGTGCATGACCAGCTGACGGTCGCGTCCATGTCGGGCGTGGACGCGAGCGCCCCGGTGCCGCCCGGCACAGGCGCGCCGACGCCTCCCCAGGCCCCCATGACCCCGCGGCCCTGGGCCGGCCCCGGCGGGTTCGCGCCCCCGGGCGGCGCGCAGCCCGCCATGTCCTCCACCCCCGCCCCCAACCCGTTCGCCCCGCCCGCGTCGAACGCGTCCTTCCCCCCACCCGCGCCCCACGCGTCCTTCCCGCCGCCCGCAGCCGGCGCCCCCTTCGCCGCATCCGGACCCGCCCCCGGAGCCCCCGGCGCCGCGGTCCCACCCCCGCCCATCAGCCCCGAAGGTCCCGGCCAGGTCCCGTACGGCTATCCCCAGTACTCGGCGTACCCCGGCGTCCACGCTCACCCCGGCGTCGGCTACCCCGGCCCCGGCTACGCCTGGCCCGCGATGGCGGCGCCGCCGAGCAACGGCATGGGGATCGCGGCGATGGTGCTCGGTATCTGCGCCGCCGTGCTGTTCTGTCTGTGGCCGCTGGCGATCCTGCTCGGGGTCATGGCCGTGATCTTCGGATGCGTAGGCCGGGCCAAGGCACGCCGGGGCGAGGCGACTAACCCGGGGCACGCGCTGGCCGGGATCATCTGCGGAGTGGCCGGCATCCTGCTGGGCATCGGCTTCATCGTCCTCATCATCGTGGCGCCGGACAGCAGTGACTACGACTCGGACCCCGATCCCTTCGACGACGGCTACTCCACATCCCTGTCCCTGGTACTGCAGGCCGGGGACGGCGAGGCGGCCCCCGCCGCCGAGGTGTCCTCGCCCGGCATCCGCTAG
- a CDS encoding adenosine deaminase has protein sequence MTDNRTAQGVPVTPAVPGTTAAPGTSGTRDLRAFVAGLPKAELHVHHVGSASPRIVSELAARHPDSKVPTDPEALADYFTFTDFAHFIQVYLSVVDLIRTPEDVRLLTFEVARDLARQQVRYAELTITPFSSTRRGIDELAFMAAIEDARKAAEAEFGTVLRWCFDIPGEAGLEAAEETTRLATDDRVRPEGLVSFGLGGPEIGVPRPQFKPYFDRAIAAGLHSVPHAGETTGPETVWDALTHLRAERIGHGTSSARDPKLLAHLAEHRIALEVCPTSNIATRAVRTLDEHPIKEFVRAGILVTINSDDPPMFGTDLDTEYAVAARLLDLDEQGLAALAKNAVEASFLDEPGKARISAEIDTYTSAWLTP, from the coding sequence TTGACCGACAACCGCACCGCGCAGGGCGTGCCCGTCACCCCCGCCGTTCCCGGCACGACCGCCGCGCCCGGCACCTCCGGCACCCGCGATCTGCGCGCGTTCGTCGCGGGCCTGCCCAAGGCCGAACTGCACGTGCACCACGTCGGCTCCGCCTCCCCCCGTATCGTCTCGGAACTGGCCGCCCGGCACCCCGACTCCAAGGTGCCGACGGACCCGGAGGCGCTCGCGGACTACTTCACGTTCACGGACTTCGCCCACTTCATCCAGGTGTATCTGTCCGTCGTCGACCTGATCCGCACCCCGGAGGACGTCCGGCTGCTGACGTTCGAGGTGGCCCGGGACCTGGCCCGGCAACAGGTGCGGTACGCCGAGCTGACCATCACGCCGTTCTCCTCCACCCGACGCGGGATCGACGAACTGGCCTTCATGGCGGCGATCGAGGACGCGCGCAAGGCGGCGGAGGCCGAGTTCGGCACCGTACTGCGGTGGTGCTTCGACATCCCCGGCGAGGCGGGTCTGGAGGCCGCCGAGGAGACGACCCGGCTCGCCACCGATGACCGGGTGCGGCCCGAGGGGCTGGTGTCGTTCGGGCTCGGCGGGCCCGAGATCGGCGTGCCGAGGCCGCAGTTCAAGCCGTACTTCGACCGGGCGATCGCGGCCGGGCTGCACTCCGTACCGCACGCCGGTGAGACCACCGGCCCCGAGACGGTCTGGGACGCGCTCACCCACCTGCGCGCGGAGCGCATCGGGCACGGCACGAGCTCGGCCCGCGACCCGAAACTGCTCGCCCACCTCGCCGAGCACCGCATCGCCCTGGAGGTCTGCCCGACCTCGAACATAGCGACGCGTGCGGTCCGCACCCTCGACGAGCACCCCATCAAGGAGTTCGTGCGGGCCGGGATCCTGGTGACCATCAACTCCGACGACCCGCCGATGTTCGGTACCGACCTCGACACCGAGTACGCGGTGGCCGCGCGCCTCCTCGACCTGGACGAGCAGGGCCTGGCCGCCCTCGCGAAGAACGCGGTGGAGGCGTCCTTCCTCGACGAGCCCGGCAAGGCCCGCATCTCCGCCGAGATCGACACCTACACGTCGGCCTGGCTGACCCCCTGA
- a CDS encoding ABC transporter ATP-binding protein codes for MKTTDNGSGDVRLSGIGKTYGSFTAVHPLDLTVPEGSFFALLGASGCGKTTTLRMIAGLEEPSCGTVSLGDQDVTNLPPYKRPVNTVFQSYALFPHLDIFENVAFGLRRRGIRSVKKQVEEMLELVQLGEQARKKPHQLSGGQQQRVAVARALINHPKVLLLDEPLGALDLKLRRQMQLELKRIQTEVGITFIHVTHDQEEAMTMADTVAVMNAGRVEQLGSPADLYENPQTTFVANFLGTSNLIEAEVDSRSGDDIVLKAGDGKLVLPESRCGAPTATGGKVLVGVRPEKITLTHADDAGEIPVGRNRITGRIAATSFIGVSTQYVIDSSVCPEFEVYVQNIDRDDRLVPGADVVLHWNPAHTFGLDADQDIDAGVEEGTAV; via the coding sequence ATGAAGACCACAGACAACGGCAGCGGGGACGTCCGCCTCTCCGGCATAGGCAAGACCTACGGCTCCTTCACGGCCGTCCACCCGCTCGACCTGACCGTGCCGGAAGGTTCCTTCTTCGCCCTCCTGGGCGCCTCCGGCTGCGGCAAGACCACCACCCTGCGCATGATCGCCGGCCTGGAGGAACCCTCCTGCGGAACGGTCTCGCTCGGCGACCAGGACGTGACGAACCTGCCGCCGTACAAGCGGCCGGTGAACACGGTCTTCCAGTCGTACGCCCTCTTCCCGCACCTCGACATCTTCGAGAACGTCGCCTTCGGTCTGCGTCGGCGCGGCATCAGGAGTGTGAAGAAGCAGGTCGAGGAGATGCTGGAGCTGGTCCAGCTCGGCGAGCAGGCGCGCAAGAAGCCGCATCAGCTCTCCGGCGGCCAGCAGCAGCGCGTCGCCGTGGCCCGCGCGCTGATCAACCACCCCAAGGTCCTCCTCCTCGACGAGCCCCTCGGCGCCCTCGACCTCAAGCTGCGCCGCCAGATGCAGCTGGAGCTGAAGCGCATCCAGACCGAGGTCGGCATCACGTTCATCCATGTCACGCACGACCAGGAGGAGGCCATGACCATGGCCGACACGGTCGCCGTGATGAACGCCGGCCGCGTCGAGCAACTCGGCTCCCCGGCCGACCTGTACGAGAACCCGCAGACCACCTTCGTCGCCAACTTCCTCGGCACCTCCAACCTCATCGAGGCCGAGGTCGACTCCAGGAGCGGCGACGACATCGTGCTGAAGGCGGGCGACGGCAAACTCGTCCTGCCTGAGTCGCGTTGCGGCGCGCCCACCGCGACCGGCGGCAAGGTCCTCGTCGGGGTCCGCCCGGAGAAGATCACCCTCACGCACGCGGACGACGCCGGGGAGATCCCGGTCGGCCGCAACCGCATCACCGGCAGGATCGCCGCGACCAGCTTCATCGGCGTCTCCACGCAGTACGTGATCGACAGCTCGGTCTGCCCCGAGTTCGAGGTGTACGTCCAGAACATCGACCGCGACGACCGGCTCGTCCCCGGCGCCGACGTCGTCCTGCACTGGAACCCGGCCCACACCTTCGGCCTGGACGCCGACCAGGACATCGACGCCGGTGTGGAAGAGGGGACGGCCGTCTGA
- a CDS encoding ABC transporter permease has protein sequence MPTLTEAEAPPPLAPVPTAKPPRKRGRWTPYLLLVPGLVWLLVFFAMPLVYQASTSVQTGSLEEGYRVTWHFATYWDALSEYHPQFLRSVLYAGSATILCLLLGYPLAYLIAFRAGRWRNLILILVIAPFFTSFLIRTLAWKTILSDSGPVVGALNALHVLDVTSWLGLTAGDRVLATPLAVVCGLTYNFLPFMILPLYTSLERIDGRLHEAAGDLYAKPFTTFRKVTFPLSMPGVVSGTLLTFIPASGDYVNAELLGSTNTQMIGNVIQSQFLRILDYPTAAALSFILMAAILLMVTVYIRKSGTEDLV, from the coding sequence ATGCCGACGCTCACCGAAGCCGAGGCGCCACCGCCCCTCGCTCCCGTCCCGACGGCGAAGCCGCCCCGCAAGAGGGGCCGCTGGACGCCGTATCTGCTGCTCGTGCCCGGCCTCGTCTGGCTGCTGGTCTTCTTCGCGATGCCGCTGGTCTACCAGGCCTCCACGTCCGTGCAGACCGGCTCCCTGGAGGAGGGCTACAGGGTCACCTGGCACTTCGCGACCTACTGGGACGCGCTGTCCGAGTACCACCCGCAGTTCCTGCGCTCGGTGCTCTACGCGGGCTCGGCGACGATCCTGTGCCTGCTGCTGGGCTATCCGCTGGCGTACCTGATCGCGTTCCGCGCGGGCCGCTGGCGCAATCTGATCCTGATCCTGGTGATCGCCCCGTTCTTCACCAGCTTCCTGATCCGCACGCTCGCCTGGAAGACGATCCTGTCGGACAGCGGCCCGGTCGTCGGCGCCCTCAACGCGCTGCACGTCCTGGACGTCACCAGCTGGCTCGGCCTCACGGCCGGGGACCGCGTGCTGGCCACCCCGCTCGCGGTGGTCTGCGGCCTCACGTACAACTTCCTGCCGTTCATGATCCTGCCGCTCTACACCTCCCTCGAGCGCATCGACGGGCGGCTGCACGAGGCGGCCGGCGACCTGTACGCGAAGCCGTTCACGACGTTCCGCAAGGTCACCTTCCCGTTGTCCATGCCCGGTGTCGTCTCCGGCACGCTGCTCACCTTCATCCCGGCGAGCGGCGACTACGTGAACGCCGAACTCCTCGGCTCCACCAACACCCAGATGATCGGCAACGTCATCCAGAGCCAGTTCCTGCGGATTCTCGACTATCCGACGGCGGCGGCCCTTTCGTTCATCCTCATGGCCGCGATCCTCCTCATGGTCACGGTCTACATCCGCAAGTCCGGGACGGAGGATCTGGTTTAA
- a CDS encoding gamma-aminobutyraldehyde dehydrogenase: MRNPGTATPDRFPAQERFADGAQYIAGRLAKGTSGHTHAVVDPATGDEVFTYETAGPADVDAAVAAAREAFPGWAATTPGERSDALHRFAAVLAERAEEFARAESLQCGKPLKLTREFDVPGTIDNTAFFAGAARHLQGQSAGEYSGDHTSYVRREPIGVVGSIAPWNYPLQMAAWKILPAIAAGNTIVLKPAELTPLTSLLFAQAATHAGIPDGVINIVTGTGKEAGEHLVGHPDVAMTSFTGSTAVGKRVAEIATATVKRIHLELGGKAPFVVFDDADLEAAVNGAVAGALINTGQDCTAATRAYVQRPLYEEFVARTAALMETVRPSDPFAPGTDLGPLISHAQRDRVAGFVERARAYARVVTGGEAPQGALKDGAYYRPTLIADAAQDSEIVQSEIFGPVLVVLPFDSDDEGIRLANDTPYGLAASAWSRDVYRANRATREIKAGCVWVNDHIPIISEMPHGGYKASGFGKDMSAYSFEEYTQIKHVMFDNTAIARKDWHRTIFGDR, encoded by the coding sequence ATGCGGAACCCGGGCACCGCCACCCCCGACCGATTTCCCGCCCAGGAACGCTTCGCGGACGGCGCGCAGTACATCGCCGGCCGCCTGGCGAAGGGCACATCGGGGCACACCCACGCGGTCGTCGACCCCGCGACCGGCGACGAGGTCTTCACGTACGAGACGGCCGGCCCGGCCGACGTGGACGCGGCCGTAGCCGCCGCCCGAGAGGCGTTCCCCGGCTGGGCCGCCACCACGCCCGGCGAGCGTTCCGACGCGCTGCACCGCTTCGCCGCGGTCCTGGCCGAGCGGGCGGAGGAGTTCGCGCGGGCCGAGTCGCTGCAGTGCGGGAAGCCGCTCAAGCTGACGCGCGAGTTCGACGTGCCGGGCACCATCGACAACACCGCCTTCTTCGCGGGCGCCGCCCGCCATCTGCAGGGCCAGTCGGCGGGCGAGTACTCCGGCGACCACACCTCGTACGTCCGCCGTGAGCCCATCGGCGTCGTCGGTTCCATCGCGCCCTGGAACTACCCACTCCAGATGGCCGCCTGGAAGATCCTCCCGGCGATCGCCGCGGGCAACACGATCGTCCTGAAGCCCGCCGAGCTGACCCCGCTCACCTCGCTGCTCTTCGCGCAGGCCGCCACCCACGCGGGCATCCCCGACGGCGTGATCAACATCGTCACCGGCACCGGCAAGGAGGCCGGCGAGCACCTCGTCGGGCATCCCGACGTGGCCATGACCTCCTTCACCGGGTCCACGGCGGTGGGGAAGCGCGTGGCCGAGATCGCCACGGCCACCGTCAAGCGCATCCATCTGGAGCTGGGCGGCAAGGCCCCGTTCGTCGTCTTCGACGACGCCGACCTGGAGGCCGCCGTCAACGGGGCGGTCGCGGGCGCCCTCATCAACACCGGCCAGGACTGCACGGCCGCCACACGCGCGTACGTACAGAGGCCGCTCTACGAGGAGTTCGTCGCCAGGACGGCCGCCCTCATGGAGACCGTCCGGCCGAGCGACCCCTTCGCCCCGGGCACCGACCTCGGGCCGCTGATCTCACACGCCCAGCGCGACCGCGTCGCCGGGTTCGTCGAGCGGGCACGCGCGTACGCACGCGTGGTCACCGGCGGTGAGGCGCCACAGGGGGCGCTCAAGGACGGTGCGTACTATCGGCCCACGCTCATCGCGGACGCGGCCCAGGACAGCGAGATCGTCCAGTCGGAGATCTTCGGTCCGGTGCTCGTGGTCCTGCCCTTCGACAGCGACGACGAGGGCATCCGGCTCGCCAACGACACGCCGTACGGTCTCGCCGCCTCCGCCTGGAGCCGGGACGTGTACCGGGCCAACCGTGCGACACGGGAGATCAAGGCCGGGTGCGTGTGGGTCAACGACCACATCCCCATCATCAGCGAGATGCCGCACGGCGGATACAAGGCCTCCGGCTTCGGCAAGGACATGTCCGCGTACTCGTTCGAGGAGTACACCCAGATCAAGCACGTCATGTTCGACAACACGGCGATCGCCAGGAAGGACTGGCACCGCACGATCTTCGGGGACCGCTAG